One segment of Chionomys nivalis chromosome 1, mChiNiv1.1, whole genome shotgun sequence DNA contains the following:
- the Tomm7 gene encoding mitochondrial import receptor subunit TOM7 homolog codes for MVKLSKEAKQRLQQLFKGGQFAIRWGFIPLVIYLGFTRGADPGMPEPSVLSLLWG; via the exons ATGGTGAAGCTGAGCAAAGAAGCCAAACAGAGGCTGCAGCAGCTCTTCAAGGGCGGCCAGTTTGCCATCCGCTGGGGCTTCATTCCTCTCGTGATTTACCTGG gATTTACAAGGGGTGCAGATCCTGGAATGCCTGAACCATCGGTTTTAAG CCTACTTTGGGGATAA